Proteins found in one Vulpes vulpes isolate BD-2025 chromosome 13, VulVul3, whole genome shotgun sequence genomic segment:
- the LOC140594991 gene encoding eEF1A lysine and N-terminal methyltransferase-like gives MNLLPRSSKDFGSVDYWDKFFQQRGKKAFEWYGSYLELCGLLHKYIKPREKVSAAWRPGCARTPGTERGVRAGCVVGPGFPAPLGQRKLEMSLQGFGEQTSCRQPLLAFLISLEEGSFGGVQAEMASWSRAQKKRKKDRKKQRPANTPEDLSAAPGQSIDKSYLCCEHHKAMIAGLALLRNPELLLGEGSAPALHRRGL, from the exons ATGAACCTCCTACCCAGAAGCTCGAAGGACTTCGGCTCCGTTGACTACTGGGACAAGTTCTTCCAGCAGCGAGGGAAGAAGGCTTTCGAGTGGTATGGAAGCTACCTGGAGCTGTGCGGGCTGCTGCACAAGTACATCAAGCCCCGGGAGAAGGTGAGCGCGGCCTGGCGTCCTGGGTGTGCTCGGACCCCGGGCACCGAGCGGGGCGTCCGCGCCGGGTGCGTGGTGGGGCCCGGGTTCCCCGCACCGCTCGGTCAAAGGAAGTTAGAAATGTCGCTTCAAGGCTTCGGAGAACAGACCTCCTGCCGCCAGCCCCTCCTCGCGTTCCTGATCTCCCTGGAAGAGGGATCCTTTGGGGGAGTCCAGGCGGAGATGGCGTCCTGGAGCCGTG CCCAGAAGAAACGGAAAAAGGACAGGAAAAAGCAGCGGCCTGCTAACACTCCCGAGGACCTCTCAGCAGCCCCAGGGCAGTCCATTGACAAGAGTTACCTGTGCTGTGAACACCACAAAGCAATGATTGCTGGCCTTGCCCTGCTGAGAAACCCGGAGCTGCTCTTAGGTGAGGGAAGTGCCCCTGCCCTCCACAGGAGGGGCCTGTAA